Proteins encoded within one genomic window of Haematospirillum jordaniae:
- a CDS encoding YifB family Mg chelatase-like AAA ATPase, which produces MIARVYTVAFQGIEIVPIEVQVSIASGLPAFTIVGLPDKAVGESRERVRSALGAIGLALPPKRITVNLAPADITKEGSHFDLPVACAVLTAMGILPLEDLEHFVVLGELGLDGSVAPVSGVLPAAFFACGTERGLICPAAQGGEAAWAGAQRDILATPSLLALINHFRGDVILTPPEPRSATQTTYPHDMADVRGQESARRALEVAAAGGHNLLMSGPPGSGKSMLARRLPGLLPPLSAQEALEVSMVHSIAGTLPEGALITTRPYRDPHHSASVAALIGGGLRARPGDISLAHNGILFLDELPEFPRATLEALRQPLETGHAVISRANSHVSYPARVQLVSAMNPCRCGYLTEPSMACSKAPRCGDDYRNKLSGPLMDRIDLHVDVPSVPPADLARTPEGETSACVAERVAAARTLQEKRYRSLCPDQHIRTNAQADGRILESVAQPDDAGRALLEKAANQLHLSARGWNRILRVSRTLADLDGGGPISTVHIAEALSWRSMRTTAYQGKGQPR; this is translated from the coding sequence ATGATAGCGCGCGTTTACACGGTAGCCTTCCAGGGCATCGAAATAGTTCCAATCGAAGTGCAGGTATCCATCGCCAGCGGCCTTCCCGCCTTCACTATTGTTGGACTTCCCGACAAAGCTGTAGGCGAGAGTCGGGAACGGGTGCGTTCTGCGCTGGGGGCTATAGGATTGGCCCTGCCTCCCAAACGCATAACTGTCAACCTAGCTCCAGCAGACATAACAAAAGAAGGAAGCCACTTCGACCTTCCTGTTGCATGCGCGGTTTTGACTGCTATGGGAATCCTCCCCCTTGAAGACCTGGAACATTTCGTTGTGCTTGGTGAGCTGGGACTGGATGGATCCGTGGCGCCCGTCTCCGGCGTTCTGCCGGCAGCCTTCTTTGCCTGTGGTACCGAACGCGGGCTTATTTGCCCCGCAGCACAAGGCGGTGAGGCCGCCTGGGCCGGAGCACAACGGGATATTCTGGCCACCCCTTCCCTGCTGGCGCTGATCAACCATTTCCGTGGGGATGTGATCCTGACCCCACCAGAACCAAGATCTGCCACACAAACCACATACCCACATGATATGGCCGATGTTAGGGGGCAGGAAAGCGCACGCCGCGCGCTGGAAGTCGCTGCCGCTGGAGGGCACAACCTGCTGATGAGCGGCCCGCCTGGTTCCGGAAAATCCATGCTGGCACGGCGCCTGCCGGGATTACTGCCCCCCCTGTCTGCACAGGAGGCCTTGGAAGTCAGCATGGTTCACTCCATTGCCGGCACTTTGCCAGAAGGCGCCTTGATAACCACACGCCCGTATCGCGATCCCCACCATTCTGCCAGTGTGGCTGCCCTGATTGGAGGGGGATTGCGGGCACGTCCCGGTGACATCAGCCTCGCGCACAATGGTATCCTCTTTCTGGATGAACTGCCTGAATTTCCACGCGCAACACTTGAAGCCCTGCGACAACCCCTGGAAACCGGGCACGCGGTTATAAGCCGGGCCAACAGCCATGTGTCCTACCCTGCACGCGTACAGCTTGTTTCTGCCATGAATCCATGCCGCTGCGGCTACTTGACAGAGCCATCCATGGCCTGCTCGAAAGCACCACGCTGTGGGGATGATTATCGGAACAAGCTGTCTGGTCCCCTGATGGACCGTATTGACCTGCACGTCGATGTTCCATCTGTCCCCCCAGCAGATCTGGCACGAACACCAGAAGGGGAAACGTCAGCCTGTGTTGCAGAACGTGTTGCCGCGGCCCGGACCTTGCAGGAGAAACGGTACAGGAGCCTGTGCCCGGACCAGCACATTCGCACCAACGCACAGGCCGATGGCCGAATTCTGGAATCCGTTGCACAACCGGATGATGCTGGCCGCGCCCTGCTGGAAAAAGCCGCGAACCAACTGCATCTGTCAGCGCGAGGTTGGAACCGTATTCTCAGAGTCTCAAGAACCTTGGCCGATCTTGACGGCGGCGGTCCGATCAGCACAGTGCACATTGCCGAGGCCCTGTCTTGGCGCTCCATGCGCACAACAGCCTACCAGGGCAAGGGACAACCGCGATAA
- a CDS encoding SDR family NAD(P)-dependent oxidoreductase gives MPVASIRDCDCSAGHTGIAIVIGVSGTIGKAVSEHLSAMGVFEAVIGLSRSGSDPLDLLSEDSIAHSAEQIAKSGKALRLIFDATGFLHGDGVNPEKTWRDLNPLAMAHAFAINAIGPALLMKHFLPRLPRRGRSVFATLSAKVGSIGDNKLGGWYSYRASKAALNQLVRTASIELARTHPDAICVALHPGTVASRLSDPFRKDGLDVVSPDEAAARLVNVVSSLDVSASGQFLDYRGCPLPW, from the coding sequence GTGCCAGTGGCCTCTATCCGGGATTGTGATTGCAGTGCAGGTCATACCGGCATTGCCATTGTGATTGGTGTATCGGGAACTATCGGTAAAGCTGTGTCCGAACACTTGTCAGCTATGGGGGTTTTTGAGGCTGTCATTGGGCTGTCGCGTTCGGGCTCTGATCCTCTTGATCTATTGTCCGAAGACAGTATTGCGCATTCTGCTGAACAGATTGCCAAGTCAGGGAAGGCATTGCGCTTGATATTTGATGCCACCGGATTTCTGCATGGTGATGGAGTCAATCCAGAGAAAACGTGGCGCGATCTGAATCCGCTGGCTATGGCGCATGCCTTTGCCATCAATGCCATCGGTCCAGCTCTTTTGATGAAGCACTTTCTACCGCGTTTGCCCCGGCGCGGTCGTTCCGTTTTTGCAACCTTGTCGGCCAAGGTTGGCAGTATCGGCGATAACAAGCTGGGGGGGTGGTATAGCTATCGTGCGTCCAAGGCGGCGCTGAACCAGCTGGTCAGAACGGCCTCGATCGAGTTGGCGCGAACGCATCCTGATGCCATATGTGTTGCCCTTCACCCGGGAACTGTTGCCAGCCGTCTGTCTGATCCTTTCCGCAAGGACGGATTGGATGTTGTTTCCCCGGACGAGGCCGCAGCCCGTCTTGTCAACGTCGTCTCTTCACTGGATGTATCGGCCTCGGGGCAGTTCCTAGATTATCGCGGTTGTCCCTTGCCCTGGTAG
- a CDS encoding BCCT family transporter, producing the protein MRHEKIDLTDRDDQITETVESIPEPEGETEIIETDYTVGQDNIARQWTLEFDFHHIVFTVSALSVVFFTFITLALQNDIEPVFVAIRDAMTSRLGPFFLFSGNILVVLCLVLVVSPLGKVRLGGPDATPDYGYIGWFAMLFAAGMGVGLIFFGVAEPMTHFSASLAGVGLGDGGARIDTAPLGAASGDEALARSLAMAATIFHWGLHPWSIYAVAALALALFSYNKGLPLTLRSIFYPLIGERVWGWPGHLVDILAIFSTVSGLAVTLGVGAQQIAAGLDFLMGIGTSNVMLVLLVIVITMISVWSIVKGLDGGIRRASEYSMLLAVIFMLFIVVAGPTADLMSGFVQNVLGYGQYIFPLSVPFGREDTGFVASWTAPYWAWWISWSPFVGMFIARISRGRTVREFLVAVLLIPTLLSVLWMTALGDTAIAQVVHNDFTGAQDAVLEIKLFEMLGQLPLSGLASAVGVVLIILFFITSSDSGSLVVDTIAAGGKVNAPIVQRVFWALFGGLVAIALSLGGGLAALQAMVLCTGLPFAFVLMVACYSIVLGLVNERRVGASQGD; encoded by the coding sequence ATGCGGCACGAAAAGATTGACCTGACAGACCGTGATGACCAGATCACGGAGACTGTCGAATCAATCCCTGAGCCAGAGGGTGAAACAGAAATTATCGAAACAGATTATACGGTGGGGCAGGATAATATAGCTCGCCAATGGACCCTTGAATTTGATTTCCACCATATTGTATTCACTGTATCGGCTTTGTCCGTTGTGTTTTTTACTTTCATTACTTTGGCTCTTCAGAATGACATAGAGCCTGTTTTCGTTGCGATCCGGGATGCGATGACGTCTCGCCTTGGGCCGTTCTTCCTGTTTTCGGGCAATATTCTGGTTGTGCTTTGCTTGGTGCTTGTCGTGTCTCCGCTTGGGAAGGTGCGGCTGGGAGGGCCGGATGCAACGCCGGATTATGGTTATATCGGCTGGTTTGCCATGCTCTTTGCTGCGGGTATGGGCGTTGGCCTGATTTTCTTTGGTGTTGCCGAACCGATGACACACTTCTCGGCGTCCCTAGCTGGTGTCGGGTTGGGAGATGGTGGGGCAAGAATTGATACCGCCCCGTTGGGCGCAGCCTCTGGAGATGAGGCCTTGGCGCGATCCTTGGCCATGGCGGCGACAATTTTCCACTGGGGTCTGCACCCATGGTCCATTTATGCTGTTGCTGCACTGGCGCTGGCCCTGTTTTCCTATAACAAGGGGCTTCCCCTGACACTGCGTTCTATTTTCTATCCCCTGATTGGAGAGAGAGTCTGGGGGTGGCCAGGGCATCTTGTCGATATTTTGGCTATTTTTTCGACGGTCTCCGGGTTGGCCGTGACTTTGGGTGTCGGGGCACAACAAATCGCGGCCGGCCTTGATTTTCTCATGGGTATTGGAACATCCAATGTGATGCTTGTCCTGCTGGTTATTGTCATTACCATGATTTCTGTCTGGTCGATCGTCAAAGGGCTGGATGGCGGCATTCGCAGGGCATCCGAGTACAGTATGCTTCTGGCCGTTATCTTCATGCTGTTTATTGTTGTTGCCGGTCCAACGGCGGATCTGATGTCAGGCTTTGTACAGAACGTGTTGGGATATGGGCAGTATATTTTTCCCCTGTCCGTTCCGTTCGGGCGTGAGGATACCGGATTTGTCGCATCCTGGACGGCTCCATACTGGGCATGGTGGATCAGCTGGTCGCCTTTTGTAGGAATGTTCATTGCGAGGATCAGCCGTGGCCGCACGGTGCGGGAGTTCCTGGTTGCGGTTCTGCTTATTCCGACCCTGCTGTCCGTTCTCTGGATGACGGCTCTGGGAGATACAGCCATAGCCCAGGTGGTGCACAACGACTTTACAGGGGCGCAGGATGCGGTGCTTGAAATCAAGCTGTTTGAAATGCTTGGTCAGTTGCCCCTGTCTGGTCTGGCCTCTGCCGTTGGTGTTGTCCTGATCATTCTGTTTTTCATTACATCGTCAGATTCCGGAAGTTTGGTGGTTGATACGATTGCGGCCGGTGGCAAGGTCAATGCACCGATTGTGCAAAGAGTTTTTTGGGCGTTGTTTGGTGGATTGGTTGCCATTGCTCTGTCTTTGGGCGGGGGTCTGGCTGCCCTTCAAGCCATGGTCTTGTGTACAGGATTGCCGTTTGCTTTTGTCTTGATGGTGGCCTGTTATTCCATTGTATTGGGTTTAGTGAATGAGCGTAGGGTCGGTGCTTCGCAAGGTGATTAA
- the thrC gene encoding threonine synthase has protein sequence MKYLSTRGQAPVLGFDDVLLSGLAEDGGLYVPETWPTLSPADIRAMRGLSWEDLAVRILSLFTAGSLTEADLRPLVRAAYAPFTHQAIAPLKQLDTDLWLLELFHGPTLAFKDHALQMLGHLFDNVLGKRGQTITVVGATSGDTGSAAIEACRDRDSIEIFILFPNGRVSDVQRRQMTTVTSRNVHCLAVDGTFDDCQDIVKALFASPSFCQDVGLAAVNSINWARIMAQVVYYFWAALRLGAPDRPVVFSVPTGNFGNVFAGYVAQRMGLPIERLVIGSNRNDILTRFVDTGVLSVQDVVPTISPSMDIQISSNLERLLFDLCDRDAGTVRTLMQQFREQGACSPPSYTVERVRALFEATRLDDKETMGVMRSIHTLTGELLDPHTAIGVAAGQKASRTHGTPVVCLGTAHPAKFPDAVRSACGVEPVLPHHLKDLLQRPERMERINRQADAVEAYVRAARSRIHA, from the coding sequence GTGAAATATCTCAGTACACGGGGCCAGGCTCCGGTCCTTGGATTTGACGACGTCCTGCTGTCTGGCCTTGCCGAAGATGGCGGGCTTTATGTACCGGAAACGTGGCCTACCCTGTCCCCGGCCGACATACGCGCCATGCGCGGCCTGTCGTGGGAAGATCTCGCGGTTCGCATTCTGTCGCTCTTCACCGCAGGCAGCCTGACCGAAGCGGATCTACGTCCCTTGGTTCGTGCCGCGTACGCACCCTTCACCCATCAAGCCATTGCCCCACTGAAACAGCTGGATACCGATCTGTGGCTCTTGGAATTGTTCCACGGGCCAACGCTTGCGTTCAAGGATCATGCCCTGCAAATGCTGGGGCACCTTTTTGACAACGTTCTGGGCAAACGTGGACAAACCATCACTGTCGTTGGTGCAACATCAGGCGATACAGGATCCGCCGCCATAGAGGCATGCCGGGACCGGGACAGCATCGAGATCTTCATCCTGTTCCCGAACGGTCGTGTTTCCGACGTCCAGCGTCGCCAGATGACGACCGTAACAAGCCGCAATGTCCACTGCTTGGCTGTCGATGGTACGTTCGATGACTGTCAGGATATTGTAAAAGCCCTGTTTGCTTCGCCTTCCTTCTGTCAAGACGTTGGCTTGGCTGCCGTGAACTCCATCAACTGGGCACGGATCATGGCGCAGGTGGTCTATTATTTCTGGGCTGCCCTACGATTGGGAGCGCCGGACAGACCGGTTGTCTTCAGCGTACCGACCGGGAATTTTGGCAACGTCTTTGCCGGTTACGTTGCCCAACGTATGGGCCTACCGATCGAACGGCTTGTTATTGGCTCAAACCGCAATGATATCCTGACCCGCTTTGTCGACACAGGCGTCCTCTCCGTTCAGGATGTTGTGCCGACCATAAGCCCCTCGATGGATATCCAGATCTCATCAAACCTGGAAAGGCTCCTGTTTGATCTCTGCGACCGCGACGCCGGTACGGTCAGAACGTTGATGCAACAGTTCCGCGAACAAGGCGCATGCTCGCCCCCCTCCTATACCGTTGAACGGGTACGGGCACTGTTTGAGGCCACGCGCCTTGATGATAAGGAAACCATGGGGGTTATGCGCAGCATCCACACCCTGACCGGAGAGCTCCTTGACCCACACACCGCGATTGGCGTTGCCGCTGGACAGAAAGCATCGCGCACGCACGGCACCCCGGTTGTTTGCCTTGGCACAGCCCACCCGGCCAAATTCCCTGACGCGGTAAGATCAGCCTGCGGTGTAGAACCAGTCCTGCCCCATCACCTGAAAGACTTACTCCAGCGGCCCGAACGCATGGAGCGGATAAACCGTCAGGCCGATGCCGTAGAGGCCTATGTACGCGCGGCGCGGTCGCGCATCCATGCCTGA